The Bacteroidales bacterium genome window below encodes:
- a CDS encoding phosphoenolpyruvate carboxykinase translates to MQNREDKTFEILGNKVIIDLRGRLCETPEELLQSSLFRHLLSIAVERLSEKQSPLLGIFGNRKPDRKVLDKFSDLLSLLSKVPADLLQGKIEQADEFISDRDVLNDFVEYLYNFWRTYDRFIVLNSENDVLDKRPYRTFNESIENLTHLVRKTYREIQKNLTGKVPRVYRQVTAGAEAAAIALPKEVPLPEGEYQKLKNIPIVRQILLNPPLILNPPTNKRGGKFQKICRNPLEIITITPDEFLCYPAKVGPLIIMVYFHHRFLDLGMSLCNLFEIADDEDLERIPDALFVYGCNEDLSPLGNYQTVFFDDEKNGILIGACPNKDEFGYFGYLKKMMLTLHNARMMKEGRMPFHGALVKIAMKNTEKTVLFIGDTGAGKSESLEAFRLIGKDRIRYMTIIADDMGSLEIGTGGEIIGYGTEIGAFLRLDDLQEGYALGQIDRAIIMSPSQVNARIILPVTTFKELIRGTKIDYIFYANNYEIVDEEHPIIERFDSPQEAMAVFEAGAVMSKGTTTSTGIVHSYYANVFGPPQYRELHDQIAKQYFDAFFKAGVFVGQFRTRLGISGFERTGPEEAAKALLDVLDSE, encoded by the coding sequence ATGCAGAACAGAGAAGACAAAACATTCGAGATTCTTGGAAACAAGGTCATTATTGACCTGCGGGGAAGGCTATGTGAAACTCCGGAAGAACTTCTTCAAAGCTCCCTTTTTCGTCACCTTCTTTCAATAGCGGTTGAAAGGCTCAGTGAAAAACAGTCCCCCCTGCTGGGAATTTTTGGTAACCGAAAACCCGACAGGAAAGTACTTGATAAATTCTCTGATCTTTTGTCTCTTCTCAGCAAGGTACCTGCCGATCTGCTCCAGGGAAAAATTGAACAGGCCGATGAATTCATCAGCGACCGTGATGTGCTGAATGATTTCGTTGAGTATCTGTACAACTTCTGGAGAACCTATGATCGTTTTATTGTCCTGAATTCCGAAAATGATGTTCTTGACAAAAGGCCCTACCGTACCTTCAATGAATCGATTGAAAACCTGACGCATCTTGTTCGGAAGACCTACCGGGAAATTCAGAAAAACCTTACAGGGAAAGTTCCAAGGGTATACCGGCAGGTAACAGCCGGAGCTGAGGCAGCTGCCATAGCGTTGCCAAAAGAAGTTCCTTTGCCGGAAGGAGAATATCAGAAACTCAAGAATATACCCATTGTACGGCAAATTCTGCTCAATCCTCCCCTGATCCTGAATCCACCTACTAACAAACGGGGTGGGAAGTTTCAAAAAATATGCCGTAATCCTCTGGAAATTATAACGATAACACCGGACGAATTTTTGTGTTACCCTGCCAAAGTAGGGCCACTGATTATTATGGTATATTTTCATCACCGATTTCTCGATCTGGGCATGTCACTCTGCAATCTTTTCGAAATTGCCGATGATGAAGATCTTGAGCGCATTCCGGATGCCCTCTTTGTTTACGGATGCAATGAGGATCTGTCCCCGCTCGGTAATTACCAGACGGTATTTTTCGACGACGAGAAAAATGGTATATTAATCGGGGCCTGTCCAAACAAAGACGAATTCGGGTACTTCGGTTATCTGAAGAAGATGATGCTGACCCTGCACAACGCCAGGATGATGAAAGAAGGCCGGATGCCATTTCATGGGGCACTGGTAAAAATAGCCATGAAAAACACGGAAAAAACCGTTCTTTTCATAGGGGATACAGGTGCAGGGAAATCAGAATCACTGGAAGCCTTCCGGCTGATCGGGAAGGACCGTATCAGGTACATGACGATTATTGCTGACGATATGGGTTCGCTGGAAATCGGTACCGGGGGAGAAATCATAGGCTATGGTACAGAAATAGGGGCTTTTCTGAGGCTGGATGATTTACAGGAAGGATATGCCCTGGGACAGATTGACCGGGCCATTATCATGAGTCCTTCCCAGGTGAATGCGCGCATCATTCTGCCCGTCACCACCTTTAAGGAACTGATCAGGGGTACCAAAATTGATTATATCTTTTATGCCAACAATTATGAAATAGTTGATGAGGAGCATCCCATTATCGAGCGGTTTGACAGTCCTCAGGAGGCTATGGCCGTATTTGAAGCCGGCGCTGTAATGAGCAAGGGAACAACCACATCGACAGGAATTGTGCATTCATACTATGCCAACGTGTTTGGGCCCCCGCAGTACCGTGAGTTGCATGATCAGATTGCAAAGCAGTATTTTGATGCCTTTTTTAAGGCAGGCGTGTTTGTCGGCCAATTCCGGACCCGATTGGGAATCAGCGGTTTTGAAAGAACAGGCCCCGAAGAAGCTGC